The sequence TATTTCCGCCCTTCGTCTTTTTGGAAACGCGATTAACCTGAACCACTTTTTCCTCAAATTCCTGTTCCATATTTTGATTAGAGGTAGACCAATTATTGCTCTTGACTCCTTTATAGTTTAGAATTTTAGACCTCCTTCTCTTGCTCCTTCAGCTAAGGCTTTAACACGACCATGATATTTGCATTTTCCCCGATCAAAAAAAACTTCACTGGCTTTTTTAGCAAAAGCTTTTTTAGCTAAAATTTTGCCTAATTCTTTCGCTTTTGCCGTTTTTGTCCCTTTAAAGTCTTCCTTAAGATCATGGCCACTTACGGCCGCTAAGGTTTTCCCCGCCTGATCGTCAATAACTTGGGCGTAGATATATTTATTTGAGCGAAAAACTGAGAGTCTTAGTCTTTTCATTTTTTATTTACCTCCGCTACCACCGGCAGCCCCTAGAGTCTTGGCGACTTTACCCAATTTTCTTCTGATTTTCTCTTCCTGGTATTTAATGCCCTTGCCTTTGTAGGGTTCGGGCGGACGAATCCGGCGAATTTTAACGGCCACCTCGCCCACGAGCTGTTTATCGGCTCCCGAAACTTGAATTTTATTTTCCGAAACGCTGAAAGAAATACCCGTCGGCGCTTGAACTTTAACCGGATGCGAAAAACCCACCGTGAGAACGAGGGTGTCGCCTTCAACCGAAGCTCGGTAACCCACCCCAACTAATTCTAAGGTTTTTGTCCAACCTTGAGAAACACCCAAAACAGCGTTGGCAATTAAAGTTCTGGTTAAACCCCAAAGATTGGCCTGGTTCTTGTCTGTTTTACAAATAACCTGTCCGTTGTTAATGGTAACCTCAACTAAAGATGGCAGGAAAAGCTTGACTTCTCCTTTGGGACCGGAAACCATTAATTTCTCTCCCTCTTTTTTAAGGTTAACATCCGAAGGTATCGTGATGGGTAACTTGCCTATTCTTGACATATTTTTTACCAAATTTTACAAATCGCTTCTCCGCCTAAATTCTTGGTCTTAGCTTCTTGACCGGTCATCAAACCTTCGGGTGTAGACATAACGACAATCCCTAAACCACCCAAAACTTTAGGAATTTTGGTTTTTCCCAAATAAACTCTTAAACCCGGTTTGCTGACTCTTTGGATATCGGTTAAAACCGGCTTCTTGCCTTCATATTTTAACGTCAAAATAAGATTTTCCACAAATTGATTCTTTATTTTTTCGGTTTTGACGTTTTCTAAAAATCCTTCCTTGACTAAAACCTTGGCCAAATTTTCTTTAAATTTTGAAGCCGGAACTTTGACTTCGGCTTTTTTAGCCAGATAACCGTTTTTGATGCTGGAAATAAAATTAGCAATTGGATCAATTGACATATTTTTTTACCAGGAAGCTTTAGTCACTCCCGGTAGTTCTCCTTTATTAGCTAGTTCCCGAAAACATAATCGGCAAAGACCAAATTTCCGCATGTAAGCTCTCGATCGGCCACAAAGCTGACAACGGTGATGATCTCTAACCGAATATTTTTGCGGTTTTTTAAATTTAACAATATTGGAAACCTTAGCCATTCTTTGACTCCTTTCGCTCTCTTAGCGATAAATTTCTTGCTCTCATTACGGTTTACCCTGAGGTCGCGCCGACTGGCGACCGAAGGGCATTCCAAATTCTTCTAAAAGACTTTTTGCTTCTTTGTTATCTTTAGCGGTTGTCACCAAGGTTAACTCTAAACCTCTAATTTTATCAATTTTGGCATAATCGATTTCGGGAAAAATGATGATTTCGTTAATTCCCAACGTATAGTTACCCTTGCCGTCAAAACCGGACTCGGGAATACCCTTAAAATCTCTGACCCTGGGTAAAACAATCGCCACTAATTTTTGTAAGAAATCATTCATCCTTTTGCTTCTTAAGGTAACTTTCAAACCGATCGGTTCGCCTTTTCTTAATTTAAAAGCCGCAATGGCCTTTCGGGCATAAGTCGTCATCGGTTTCTGACCAGTAATTTGCTTGAGTTGTTCACTCATCGAATCTAAAGCCTTTTTATCCACCATGGCTTCTTTTAAACCGACATTAAGAATGATTTTTTTAAGTTTTGGTTTAGCCAACGGATTCATTATCTAATCACTCCTTTGCACTTTCGACAGATTCTTAATTTGGAAAGATTTTCTTTCTTATTGCCCTCTTCAATTTGATAACCAACGCGGGTAGGCTTACCGCAACGCAAACAGATAAGGGCAATTTTCGCCGTATCCAAAGGTTTGGTAATATCAATAATTCCGCCCGGTTTCCCTTGTCCCTGTGGTTTCAAATGTTTTTTATAAAGATTAATTCCGGTCACCAAAACCTTTTGACTTTTGGGAAAAACTTTTTCAATTTTTCCTTTTTTGCCCTTATCTTTACCTATGGTTACGATGATTTCATCACCCTTTTTAAATTTCATTTTTAATAAACCTCCAAAGCCATGGAAATTATTTTGTTAAAACCCAATTCTTTAAGTTCACGAGCAATCGGGCCAAAAATTCTTGTTCCTCTCGGATTTTTATCCTGAGGATTGTCAATAATCACGGCCGCATTGTCATCAAATCTGATATAAGAACCATCTTCTCTCCCGACTTCTTTTTTCGTCCTGACCACGACAGCCTTAACCAACTCGCTGTCCTTAACGACACCGGTTGGAGACGCCCCCCTGACAACACAGGTAATAATTGAACCGATGGTGGCAATTTTTTTATTGCCACCAAAAACATGAATTAAAATTAAGCTTTCCGCACCGGTATTGTCGGCTGGTTTCAAAACTGTCCGTAATTGGATCATCTTATAACCTCCAGGATTTTGAAATGTTTTCTTTTAGAAAGCGGTCGTGTCTCGCCGATTCTCACGATATTACCGACAACCACCTCTTTGTCATCAAGGTGAGCCAGGATTTTTTTGTTTTTCTTGACCAGTTTTTTATATAAAGGGTGCGGTCTTAAGAATTCCGTTTCGACCGTGACTGTTTTTTTGGATTTATCTGCCCTTATGACCTTACCGGTTAAAATTTTCGTCATGCTTTTTCTCCTTGATCATTTTTTTCCGCAATTAAAGTCTCTGTTTGGGCCTTTTCCCTTCTTAAGTTTTTTAAACTTCTGGTATTTTTTAATTTACCGGTTAAAATTTCCAATTTTGTCTTTAACAACCTTTCCTTGATTTCCATCAAGTCTTTAGATAATTCTGATAAATTTTTTTGCCTGGCTTCTTTTAATTTATTTCTTTTCATAAAATTCTGTTTTTAACGGCAACTTGGCCGCTGCCATTCTCATGGCTTCCTTAGCAACTTCGTGAGTTACTCCGGCCATTTCAAATAAAACTCTTCCGGGTCTGACAACGGCAACGTAATCGGCGACATCTCCTTTGCCGCTTCCCATTCTGGTTTCGGCTGGTTTTTTAGTAATCGGCTTATCAGGAAAAACCCTAATCCAAATCCGGCCTCCTTTTTGGGTAAAATGCGTTAAGGCTCGTCTGGCGGCCTCAATTTGGCGGCTGGTTAACCAACCGGCGGCCTTGCTTTTGATCCCATAATCGCCAAAATCGATTTGATTACACCGCATCGACATCCCCCTCCTTTTGCCCCTGAATTGTTTGCGAAATTTAGCTCTTTTAGGTACTAACATAAATTATTTTAAACTATTTTTACAAATCCAGACCTTAACGCCGATATAACCCGAACGGGTTAAGGATGGATAGCTTGCAAAATCAATATTCTCTCTTAAAGTTGATAAGGGCATCATCCCGGTTTTATAAGTCTCTCTTCGAGAGATGTCCGCCCCGCCGATTCTTCCGGAAAGAACAATTTTAATTCCCTTGGCTCCAGCCGACATCACTTTATCCATGGTCACGTTAGCAACCCTTCTTTGCGGCAATCTTTTGGCTAATTGCTCAGCAATGTTTTGCGCCACTAAATAAGCATCTAAATTTGCTTCCTTAATTGGCTCAACCTTAATTTCTAATTTTAATTTTGATGGTGATTTTTGATCTTCTTTATTCGTTGGGACAAGCAAGTTGCCAAGAAATTTTTTGACTTCTTCTAAACCAGCCCCGCCTCGGCCGATAACCACACCGGGGCGAGAAACATGTAGGGTAATATCAATTTTATTAATTGATCTTTCAATCTCTATTTGGGAAATTCCCGCCGTTCTAAGTTTGGTAACTAAAGCTTTACGGATTTTTACATCCTGTAAAATTAAGTCTTTATATTGTTTGTCGTCAGCAAACCAACGGGAACTCCAGGTAAACAAATTTCCCAATCTGAAGACTTTAGGATTTATCTTTTGTCCCACTTTTTTCTCCTTTCGTCAAGACTTCTTGATCCTCCAAAACGATCTTGATGTGGCTGGTCCGTCTTTTGTATTGATGAGCCGTACCTCGGGAAACGGCCCGGAAACGTTTTAAAAATGGGCCACCGGTCACTTCAATCGTTTTAATCGTTAATTTATTTTTATCTAGCTTAAGATTATTTTCCGCATTGGCGATCGCTGATTTTAAAGTTAAAAATAAAGGTAAACTGGCTGATTTATTCATCAATTTTAAATGCTGCAGGGCTATTTCCGGTTTCAAAGCCACAATCGCGTCAGCCACCAAACGAATTTTTTTAGGTGACAAATGAACGTATTTTGATAAAGCGACAATTTCGGTCATAAATTTTTTAAGTTTTTGTTAAAGTTCTTTTCGTCACTTGCCCATGACCATGGAAAACGCGCGTGGACGAAAATTCACCCAAGCGGTGTCCGACCATGGCTTCAGAAACAAAAACTTCTTTAAAGTCTCTCCCGTTATGAACCAAAAATTTATGCCCCACAAATTCTGGCGGGATTTGACTGGATCTGGCCCAGGTTTTGATGGACTCCTTTTGTCCCGTCTCTTTTTGAGCCATAACTTTTTTTACTAATTTTTCGTCAATATAGGGACCTTTTTTTGTTGATCTTGACATAAATTACCTCGCCGTATGAACGATATATTTATCGGAATATTTGCCTTTTTTTCTGGTTTTACCTACCGCTGGTCTTCCGGCAAAGGTTTTAGGCCCTGGCATACCAATACCCGAACGACCTTCACCGCCACCATGCGGATGGGAAT comes from Patescibacteria group bacterium and encodes:
- the rpsQ gene encoding 30S ribosomal protein S17, translating into MTKILTGKVIRADKSKKTVTVETEFLRPHPLYKKLVKKNKKILAHLDDKEVVVGNIVRIGETRPLSKRKHFKILEVIR
- the rpsS gene encoding 30S ribosomal protein S19, with protein sequence MSRSTKKGPYIDEKLVKKVMAQKETGQKESIKTWARSSQIPPEFVGHKFLVHNGRDFKEVFVSEAMVGHRLGEFSSTRVFHGHGQVTKRTLTKT
- the rpsH gene encoding 30S ribosomal protein S8; translation: MSIDPIANFISSIKNGYLAKKAEVKVPASKFKENLAKVLVKEGFLENVKTEKIKNQFVENLILTLKYEGKKPVLTDIQRVSKPGLRVYLGKTKIPKVLGGLGIVVMSTPEGLMTGQEAKTKNLGGEAICKIW
- the rplP gene encoding 50S ribosomal protein L16, coding for MLVPKRAKFRKQFRGKRRGMSMRCNQIDFGDYGIKSKAAGWLTSRQIEAARRALTHFTQKGGRIWIRVFPDKPITKKPAETRMGSGKGDVADYVAVVRPGRVLFEMAGVTHEVAKEAMRMAAAKLPLKTEFYEKK
- the rplV gene encoding 50S ribosomal protein L22, yielding MTEIVALSKYVHLSPKKIRLVADAIVALKPEIALQHLKLMNKSASLPLFLTLKSAIANAENNLKLDKNKLTIKTIEVTGGPFLKRFRAVSRGTAHQYKRRTSHIKIVLEDQEVLTKGEKSGTKDKS
- the rplF gene encoding 50S ribosomal protein L6, with the protein product MSRIGKLPITIPSDVNLKKEGEKLMVSGPKGEVKLFLPSLVEVTINNGQVICKTDKNQANLWGLTRTLIANAVLGVSQGWTKTLELVGVGYRASVEGDTLVLTVGFSHPVKVQAPTGISFSVSENKIQVSGADKQLVGEVAVKIRRIRPPEPYKGKGIKYQEEKIRRKLGKVAKTLGAAGGSGGK
- the rplN gene encoding 50S ribosomal protein L14, with amino-acid sequence MIQLRTVLKPADNTGAESLILIHVFGGNKKIATIGSIITCVVRGASPTGVVKDSELVKAVVVRTKKEVGREDGSYIRFDDNAAVIIDNPQDKNPRGTRIFGPIARELKELGFNKIISMALEVY
- the rpsC gene encoding 30S ribosomal protein S3; translated protein: MGQKINPKVFRLGNLFTWSSRWFADDKQYKDLILQDVKIRKALVTKLRTAGISQIEIERSINKIDITLHVSRPGVVIGRGGAGLEEVKKFLGNLLVPTNKEDQKSPSKLKLEIKVEPIKEANLDAYLVAQNIAEQLAKRLPQRRVANVTMDKVMSAGAKGIKIVLSGRIGGADISRRETYKTGMMPLSTLRENIDFASYPSLTRSGYIGVKVWICKNSLK
- a CDS encoding type Z 30S ribosomal protein S14 gives rise to the protein MAKVSNIVKFKKPQKYSVRDHHRCQLCGRSRAYMRKFGLCRLCFRELANKGELPGVTKASW
- the rplX gene encoding 50S ribosomal protein L24, translated to MKFKKGDEIIVTIGKDKGKKGKIEKVFPKSQKVLVTGINLYKKHLKPQGQGKPGGIIDITKPLDTAKIALICLRCGKPTRVGYQIEEGNKKENLSKLRICRKCKGVIR
- the rplR gene encoding 50S ribosomal protein L18, yielding MKRLRLSVFRSNKYIYAQVIDDQAGKTLAAVSGHDLKEDFKGTKTAKAKELGKILAKKAFAKKASEVFFDRGKCKYHGRVKALAEGAREGGLKF
- the rpmC gene encoding 50S ribosomal protein L29, which translates into the protein MKRNKLKEARQKNLSELSKDLMEIKERLLKTKLEILTGKLKNTRSLKNLRREKAQTETLIAEKNDQGEKA
- the rplE gene encoding 50S ribosomal protein L5 — its product is MNPLAKPKLKKIILNVGLKEAMVDKKALDSMSEQLKQITGQKPMTTYARKAIAAFKLRKGEPIGLKVTLRSKRMNDFLQKLVAIVLPRVRDFKGIPESGFDGKGNYTLGINEIIIFPEIDYAKIDKIRGLELTLVTTAKDNKEAKSLLEEFGMPFGRQSARPQGKP